DNA sequence from the Harpia harpyja isolate bHarHar1 chromosome 2, bHarHar1 primary haplotype, whole genome shotgun sequence genome:
aaaaaaacccccagaaccCCACAAGCACAAGCTTTTCCCAACCTGCAGGGAAAtggtttcacatttttctgctggtcagctctttaaaaaaaaaaaggagaaaaaaaaaaaaaagcttattctgtgtgtgttttatatatataaataccccaatttttgtatcaaaagcaaaaaagtttCCTCCTTCAGGGTCAGGCCACCACGTGCTGCTGGTTTGGAAACTCTAATGACCATCGCAGCGACCGTTGCGATTtcaacccaaaaaacaaaccccagaaaaacaaaaggatttttgctCCCTGAAGGAAACGTCCGTGTGTTTGGTGCCGGATTTTAGACCTGCCGTGGGGATCGGGGTCGGAGCGGGACCCCTGCGTCCCCGAGCCGAGGATGCTCGCAGTGGCCCTGCCGTCCCCGCTGGTCCCTTCCAGGAGGAGCGGTACCGGTGGGCTCCCAGCAGCGAGGGATTCTGCTGCGTGGGGTCTGGGGGCTCTGGCTGGAGAAGAAAGCGGCTCCGCGTGGTCCGAGCTCCGTGTTCTCACCCGTTGTGTCTCTTCCCAAGTGCCACCCAGACCCTTCCCTCTTCTTGGTCTATAACAGCAGCGAATTTTTGAGCAGTCTCGAATTGACAACATGCTGCAGGTTTTTGCCTCCATCCTTGGACCGGGGCACCTCCATCCCTAGATGCCGGAGGAGATTTCAGATTATTTCTCCTAGCGTCTCaagagatcatagaatcacagaatggtttgggttggaagggaccttaaagatcatctagtccaacccctcctgccatgggcagggacaccttccactagtccaggttgctcagagccccatccaacctggccttgaacacttccagggatggggcagccacaacctctctgggcaacctggtccagtgtctcaccaccctcatagtgaagagcTTCCTCACATCTGATCTaaagctaccctctttcagtttaaagccattaccccttgtcctatcactacatgcccttatagaaagtccctctccagctttcttgtaggccacctttaggtactggaaggccgctagaAGGTCCCCCCAAAGCCTTGCCgccttcttctcttctcttctcttctcttctcttctcttctcttctcttctcttctcttctcttctcttctcttctcttctcttctcttctcttctcttctcttttctcttctcttctcttctcttctcttctcttctcttctcttctccaggctgaacaaccccaactctctcagcctgtcctcataggagaggtgttccatccctctgatcatctttgtgtccctcctctggacctgctccaacaggtccatgtctttcctgtgctgaggaccccagagctggacacagtactgcaggtggggtctcaccagagtggagcagaggggcagaatcccctccctcgacctgctggtcacacttgtTTGATGCCACCCAGGATACAATCTGTGTCCTTGGACacattcaaaactcagctggttGCTCCAAGCAGCCTGATCTAACTTTGGTGTTGGCCTTTCACCgtgcaggaggttggaccagagaccttgGAGGTCCCTGCCAAcaatgtttctgtgtttctgcttctCGGGAAGGGTGTGCGTGGTCCTAACCCTGGGAGGGGTAGGAGCAGAGTTTGAACGACACACCGATCAGTGGGGCAAGGGGGTCTGATCTCCTGCCAGAAATTAAACGTAATCAAGGTGACTTCTTGCTCTTGGTTGAGTGAGGCTCCACCAAAACAGCTGCAAAtgtgaatcacagaatcatggcatggtttgggttgggtcaaagatcatctagtctagtctagtggacaccttccactagaccaggttgctcaaagccccatccaacctggccttgaacacttccagggatggggcagccacaacttccctgggcaacctcttccactgtctcaccaccctcatcataaagaatttcttcctcgtGTCCAATCTCAACCTACCCTCTTGTGGTTTAAGACCTCAAGAAGGTCTCCAAATGGTCACTGGTAAAGCACTCGCAGGTTTTTAAAGCTGAGGGAGACCTTTCTGCAGCCTGGGGGATGTTCTTGCCGCCCTCCAGCAAGTTTAGaggtctttcctttttttttccgcTGGAGGTTCCATCCTGGAGATGAATTTGGTTTATCAAAGGAGGCAAAAAATAACTGCCGATTTTTATCATTCCCCTCCCAGAAGAAGAAATGTGTAAGGAAACCCTAACGCTGGTGGTGGGCCAGGGCACAAGAAGAGTCCAAAGGGTCAAGAAAAGTCCTAAGGATAGAGAGAAGTCCTGAGGACCCAGGGGTGCAGCgcttcaatattaaaaaaaaataggttaaTATGCTTGATTTTAATAGGTTTTTTGTTATAAAGAGGTGTCTGATGAGATGCCTTCCTTGGTCCTCCTGCAGTCAGGGGCACCATGCCCTGGTTTAACTGGGGGAGCTCCATCTCCCGCTGGAGGCACTGGGAGAACTGGGTTCGGAGCGGAGATTTCACCCCAAGGATTTGGCTGGGCACCCCGGGCCGTGGTCGGGagcgcgggggggtgggggggtggcagggctgggggacggTGACATCCCTGCCCAGCCAAGGGAAGACTCGGGGGACATGGGTTGAAATCTAGGAAATCATGGGAAAAGGCACGCCATGAGTCGGGGTATCCGAGTTTTCCAACTTAGCTTTTCCATCCAGGCAGGATTTCCCGGgattggggcgggggggcggcaGATATGGACACGGACCACCCAAGCGCCTCCGCCCGCTGGGCGCTGGCTGCTCCCCGATGATATTAATGAGGTTTTtgccccttttttccttccttcccacgATCGCTGCGGGAACGGAGGAATTTCGGGGTCTGGGGAGCTGCCCCGGACCTCTTGCCGCCGCGTCTGCCGTGGCCCAATCCTGCCGCATCCGACTGCAAATAGCAGAGGCACGAGCAGCTGCTGGAGATAATccggggccagatcctgcctaAATCCCTTTCCCGGGCTCCGTCGCATCCCCCGGAGCCGGGGGCTTTGGGTTGCGTGGCCGTTGCCAGCATCTGGCTCCGATTCGGGGGCGATAAACCTGAAATGGGGGAAGAACCGGTGAAatttggggctggggctgggtggggaaactgaggcacggagaaTTTgctcccctcccggcccccctTCACCAAGAGCATCCCCCGGGGGCTGCAAAGCGGCTCCTGGGCGTCTTGtccgtggggctggggaccctcTGGGCTGGATCCGGATCCGGCCCTTTCCGAGCCGTCGGGAGCTGCGTTGAGAAACGAGCCCATTCCTGGGGGGTCCCCggacccccccaccctccccagccctgggtgACGAGCCAGAGCAGGGTCAGCAgggcagacacccccccccccccaaaaaaaaaatagaaaaaaaggggTGTCAGGGTGCTGTCCCGCATTGCCAAGGGGATTTGGGGGGAAGGAGGCGCCGGCACGGGGAGGCCGACGCCATCGGCGTGGTCACGGTCCCCCGTGGGAGCGGTGGCCGACGTCACCGTGGCCGATCCCTACAAATAGCGGTGCCCAGCCCGGTCCGGCCACCGCTCCAGCCGGCCACCGCCGCCACCGTCACCCGCCCGGCCAGGTGAGGCTGCCCCGGCTgcggggtgctgggtgggggggtgctgggggcacgCAGGGACCCCGGGGTGGGTGGGTCGGTGGGTCCTGTTCGCCCCGAATCAGACCCTAATGGCACCCCCGGGGGGTCTGTCCGTGGCGGACCCAAACCCCAggcagcacccgtgggtgctcaGCCCCTCCGGCGTCTCCATCCCCAACCCACCCCAAAGAGCACCCATGGGTGGTCATACCCGCTGCATCTCCATCCTCAGCCCACCCCAaagagcacccatgggtgctcatCCCCTCTGCATCTCcagccccaaacccaccccaggcagcacccatgggtgctcagcCCCTCCGGCATCTCCATCCCCCAATCCCACTGCAAAGAGCACCCGTGGGTGCTCAGTCTCTCTGCGTCTCCAACCTAAACCCACCCcaggcagcacccatgggtgctcatCCCCTCCAACATCCCAGCCCCAATCCTACCCCAaagagcacccatgggtgctcatCCCCTCCAACATCTCCatccccaaacccaccccaggcagcacccgtgggtgctcaTCCCCTccaacaccccccacccccaacccaccccagcagcccccccggGGCACCCGCTGTGTTGGGTGCCGGTGGGACAAGGACCCCCTCtgtcctcaccccccccccccggtcccccccccagccatggcaCCCCGtgggtccctgctgctgctggccctgctgctgctggcctccGCCGTCCCCCGCTGCCCCGGCCAGCACTGGTCCCACGGCTGGTACCCGGGGGGCAAACGGgacctcgcccccccccccgggccctgcAGGTAAgggccctgtgcccccccccagggtgATGATCCCCCCCAGGGTGATGATCCCCCCCCCAGGGTGATGCCCACCCACGTCGtgtcccccctgccctggggttACCATCCTGCCCCAGggtttatccccccccccccccgggtgacaccccaacccccccaggtTGTAGCCCCCCCCCAGGGGTAAAAGCCCCCCGGTCCTGGCGttataaccccccccccccgaatcaTCACACCCCCCCAGGGTTATAATCCCCCCAGGTTATCCCCCTCCCCCAAGATTACCCCCCCCCGTGATTATCTCCCCACagagttccccccccccaaattacacCCCCCCAACCATCTCCCCCACCGAATTACCCCCcctcagtttccccccccccccgcgttaCACTTCCCCAAATTCTCATCCCTGGATTATCCCCCCCTCAGATTACCCCCCCCCGCGATTATCTCTCCCCCCCCCGAGTTACCCCCCCTCAGATttatcccccccccaaaaaaaaaattatccaccCCCCCTCATTAACCACCTCCATCCCGGGGGTTTTATATCCCCCCCCCGGGTGGGTTTTACCCCCCCCTCCAGGTCTCGGTCCCGTTCTTtcgctgccgccccccccccgtgcccccctgGGCGGGAGGAGCCGTTGCTGGtgagtggcgggggggggggggacacggacacggacacggacacgggggggggacacggccggTACCCCCACCgaccccggccccgctcctcACAGGGGGCTGCGCTGCGCCGCCGCTGAGCGGCACCCACCGACAGACCCCCCCGGGACCGACCGACAGACCCCCCCCGGGACcgacagacaccccccccccgggaccgaCAGACCCCCCCCGCCAAGCCGAGGAATAAATGGGCTCGGGGGGAATAAATGTCTTGTGGGGAGGGGGTGTcttgtcctgggggggggggagtgccgTGTCCCGTGGGATAGTGTTCCATACGGGGGGGGTCGTGTCctctggtggggggggggccgTGTTTCATGAGGGGGGGGGGCCGTGTTTCATGAGGGGGGGGGCCCGTGTTTTGAGGTGAGGGGCTGTttcctggctggggggggggggctgtgtcctACGGAGAGGGCTCTGTCCTGGGTGGGGGGGTCCTGTCTCTTTTGGGGGGGTCTTGTCTCCTTTTTGGGGGGTCCTGTCTCTTTTTGGGGTGTCTTGTCTCCTTTTGGGGGGGTCTTGtctcctttttggggggggtcctgtccctctgcccccccccgcaCTACGTTTCCCGCCAAGCCCCCTTCACAGCCTTCCTTTCCCATGATGCTTCGCGGGCGGCGCCCTTCGGCGCCATGTTGCCGGCGCTGAGGCGCTGCGGCCGAGCGGGGCCGGTCCTTGGGGCCGCGCTGGGTCCCGCCGTCCTACCGGGACCCGGAGCCGTTCCCGGCTTctgtcccggtcccggtcccgcctGGGGGCCGCGGTTAATCCCGGCGCGGGGTCGCAAAACGCGGCAAGACCCCCCCGCCAAGTCCAAGGCGTCGCGGGTGAAGGTGCCGCCGCCCGTCGACCCCGAGGAGCTGCTGGTGGTCATCGAGCGGTACCGGCAGCACCGGCTGGTCCTCGGCGCCCTCCGGTACCCgtgcggggaggagggagggttAGAGGCCTGGCCTGGGGccgctgtggggcagggagggtcggggggggggctgggtgtagggctgtggggcaggggagggtttgggggggctggctgtggctctgggcagggggctggggaaggtTTGGGGGGCTGGTTATGGGGCAGGGTATAGGGCTATGGGGGAGGGTTGGGAGGTCGGCTGTGGCTCTGGGCAGGGGCTGGTtatggggcagggggctgggtaTAGGGCTGCGGGGCAGGGGAAGGTTTGGGGGGGCTGGTTGTGGGGTAGGGGGCTGGTTATGGGGCGGGGGGCTGGATATAGGGCTATGGGAGAGAGTTGGAAGGTTGTCTGTGGCTCTGGGCAGGGGCTGGTTATGGGGCAGGGGGCCGGGTATAGGGCTATGGGAGAGGGTTGGGAGGTTGGCCGTGGCTCTGGGCAGGGGGCTGGTTATGGGGCAGCAAGTTGGATAtagggctgtggggcaggggaagggggggggggctggctgtgGCTTTGGGCAGGGGGCTGGTTTTGGAGTAGGGGGCTGGTTATGGGGCTGTGGGGCTacagtggggcaggggagggttGGACTTGTGGCTGTTTGGGTTTGCTGTGGTGCGGAGGTGGGTTGGGCTGGttgtggggcagggggctgcgtgTGGGGCTGCTGTGAGGCAGAGGGCTGGGTACAGGTCTATAGGGTTGTGGTCGGGCAGGGGAGGGTTGGGCTTGTCGTTTGGGGCTGTTGTGGTGCAGAGGTGGGTTGGGGGGCTAGATGTGGGTCTGTGGGGCTGCTGTGAGGGAGAGGGCTAGCTGTGGGGTTTGtggctggctgtggggcagggaagggTTATGGGGTCTGGGGCCACTTTGGAGCAGGGGCGGCTAGACCCCAGGTTACTGTGTGGTAGGGAAAGGCCAGGGCGGTGGGACTGGGACCGCGGTGGGGCAGGGGAGGTGAGGGTGGTGGGGCTGGCTCTGCTATGGGGCAGGTTTGGGAGAACCTCCTAGGCGCCCAGCCCCGGGCAAGAGCTgagcggccccccccccccccggcagggccgAGTTCAGGGCCGAGGTGCTGCAGAAGAAGCGGGAAGCGCTGCTGTCCCAGGAGGACTCGGTGGAGCTGATGGAGGAGCACCAGCGCCTGATGGCCTGGAACGAGGCGGAGAACGCCCGGCAGCGGGCACGCAGGTCAGCCCGGCCGCATGCGAAGTCGGGAGGGGGCCGCTTCCCTTCGTGGCTTTGACTTTTGCTCGTGCGGAACTACATTTGACACCCGGCTCGGTTAGAGTCAGGCTTAATTTTTGCAAAGACACTTGACCTAAATTTTgaccttttttaaataaatctgcaTGCCCAGAGGTCATGTTTCCAGCACCTCCCGCTGCTGAGGGGTAAGTCACCGAGCTCTGGATGACTTCCCGCTAAGTTTCTCCATGTTTCCTCCTGCGCCGCTCCCAGGGAGCCATCCTCTGGTCAGACATGGGAAGCGTGTCAATGCTTCCAAGAAAATCAGCATCTGTTGAATCTCAAAAGTGGGAGAAGGTTAAAGGGAAAAGCCCGACTGTCCCGTCCCCACCAGCTGTCCCTTGGCCCGTTAAAAAGCACTTGAGCTTCTGCATCCAGGTCCTGCCAGAAGAATCGCGTGCTCCGACTTGGAGCTCCCAAACCCTGCTAGGTCTCAGGTCCACAGCATGGCTGTCAGTGCCAGTCCGTTTGAAAGCTTTTGTGTTAATTTTTCTCTACCAGGAGGGGAATTCTCTTCGTCCCCACACTGGGGACAGCAGGGGCTCTCTTCCCTGGCACcactgctctgctccttcccGTTTGTTCTGGCTGCACTCAAACTTGGTGGCTTTGCATCCCGAGGGATTAGTGTGTCTCACTGAAGTGCCACCCTGCAGAGCGTGAGTGTTCACCAAAgccttgttgttttgttttcctttccgtATGGTAGAGAGGAACGAAttaggaaagaagaggaagaacagaagaggCAGAAGTTACAGGCTGCGGAGAGCAAGGCCAGGCTAATGGAGGCTTtcctgaaggagaaggagaaggaggttcGCCAGCTGCAGGTAAGAGCAGCTGGTGCCTCCTGGGAGGAACGCTGCCAGCATTCCCTGTGAGGGATTTGATGGCAGCCTGTGGGAGCGACGTGGAAGCCGTAGGCTTattttcctgagatttttttgtgttggtAGCTGGGAACACGAGTGTTAGCGCCTTCCAGGAGTGTTGACAGCGTGTGGATGGGATAGAGGTTGAGTGAGAGCTCTCAAAACAGGGTGGAATAATCCTGAGTGAGAGAATAAAGGTTTCCTTGTTCTGGACTCGGCTCCTGCTGAGATCCTGGCGATGCTGGTGCCATCTCAGGGTCTCTTGGAGATCCATGAGCTCTGTGGgcaccaccagctcctgcactgccCGTAGTGACTCGTCCGCTAATGTGTTAAGAGCCAGTACTTCTCCTTCGTTCAGGAGGAAGCCAAAACGTTCATCACTCCAGAGAACCTGGACGCGCGGATCGAGGAGTGCCTGGACAACCCTCGCAACTACAACTTCGCCATCGACAAGGAGGGGCGGATCGTCAAACGGACGGCGTTGTCTTAGCGGTGCTGGCCTGGTTTCTGCCCAGAGGCTCTGCTTACGAactggtttctttcttttaatgtatAAATGGCCCACAGAATTGTTGGAGAAAGCCTGCGGGTCTGGCTGTGGTTCTTCTGAAGGGTTAGTGCTTGCGGGAAGGAGGGTGAGGGAGAAACTTGGGCTCGCAACAAGCGGCAGGCAAAGGCACCAGCAGTCTGTCTCAGCCCTGCGAGGCGGCGGCAAAGCTGCTGGTGTTCCTGTGCCTCTTGCTCTGACTCTCTGCGATTCCACCTCCCACGTGTTTGGATCCCTCCTGCTTTCACACAAAGCGTGTAGCGGGGGGGGAAGCAGGAACGGTCCCAGGCAGATGCTGGCTCTGAGCTCCCCAGTGTAGCCCTGGCACTGTTTGCATGTCGACCCCTctagatgcttttgaaagaaaacgAGGTCTGAGTGGCTTTGTAGGAAACGCTGACCCTCCGCTTTTTGTTGTTGGGGGAAAGAATTTGTTGTTCCTCTGGTTTCTGCTGTGGTGGAGGGACCCGTCGTTCCTGTTCACACTTTAAACCCTCCTTTGCACATCTGTTGGTGTGGCTAAATGAGCAAATGTGCAGAGGATGCCTAAATGATAGTGGCTTTATGTGTCTCCTTttctattcccccccccttcaGCCTTCTTTTACTCATCCCCTGGGGCTTAAGTTGTAGATAATGCTGTAGTTACTCTGGGTCCTCTTTGGTGCTTCTGGCTTACTGGGGTCTTGCAGACCAAGCTGCACTCTCAGCTTTGCCCCAAACCCGCTGGTTTGGGGCTGCCCAACACCAGCCTGGAGTTTGCTGTGGTTCAGCAGAGCCCAGGCGGACTGACCACAGGTCCCTCTGCCCTCCCTCACTCGGACAAAACACCAGCTGCAGGAATTAACCTTAAatccttgctttttatttatgctttcctaaaaatagctttttctctCCAGCCAGCCCTCCTGAGACTGCACCTAAAGCAGGCAAGCGCACAAAAaactcaagactttttttttttttttctttctgtacaagttttatttctaattaaGATCATCAGTTAAATCTGAGTCACAGACCTTGGCTTGTCTGTTCTCAGCCTGATGTGGGGCTGGTACAGCTTGATAGATAAGGGATCCTGCAGGTTCTTCTCTCCCGGGTGGTCTACGCAAACAGCATTTCTTGGTCGCAGGATGAGTCAACCACGCAGCCCTCTgtgtggggagagaaaggggaaagcacCGCGTGAAATGAGATGGCACAAACCAGCCCTCGGAGAAACCCCCTCTGCTGTTTTTTAATTGCATCAAGCGAGATCGTGTTCACTTGGTGCCCTGTAGCTCCCCAGCATTTGTAGCAGGATCTCTGGTAGCGTCTAACTTAGGGAGGAGGCTGGGATTTTTGGAAAACCATCGTGAAAGCAGGAGGGGGCATGGGCTGCCGTGCGCCGCAGGAATCCTACCGCTTGCTCAGCCCCCTCGATTTGGTTGCTGTctgctttctcccttcccttgaAACCTCACGCTCTGTTATCGTCTTCCCTGGGCTCGGGACCAAGTCTGCCCTGAGTGCTGGCCATGGCTGTTGGGCAGATGGATGGACGGATGGGACAAAGAAAGTCCCTTGTTCGACGTCCCTTCTCCCACTTCTATACTGTAACTCTGAATTCCCCCTCACGTGTGTGAGGACCCCCGTGACGAGGGTCCCAAAAGAGACACGGACCCAGCGCTGCCCTCACCGCTGCTGCAGCAGATGCCGGGGGCCGCACAGCTCCCTCCGCTGCCGCCGCAGGGTTTGTGTCCCGACTCGCAGGGTGTCGGCAAGAAGTTTTCCTCCTGGCACCGCAGGGTTTCGGAGGTGCCGATGTAACAGCCCAGCTCTTCTCCGCAGCAGATGTTGGGACCGAAGCAGTGGCCCTTGTTCCTGGGACCGCAGGGCATGCACTGCTcggggaaggggggaagaaaggTGCAGGGAGAGTTAGTAGAGAAAACATCTGGGGTCAGGTTGAGCCTTTCCCCTGGTCCTTTCCTCCCTCGTGCCGGCATCTTCCCTGCCGTTAAGCCCCGGGAAGGTTGGGAGACAGGAAGGAGGGGGTTAGGAGGTCTCCCGGCCCGCAGGGACGTACCTTCCTGATGTCCATGTCCAGGACGGCGCGTTTTCCCCCGATGGGGCAGTTCTGGATGTAGCAAGCGGAGGAGAGAGCCAGGAGCCCCAGGAGGCAGACGGCGAGCGCTTTGCAGGGCATGGCTGCGGGGTCCGGAGATTTTTCGGCTTTTCATCCCGGCGAGCAGTCGTGTATATATAGTGCTGGCTCCTGCTTACGcatgccggcaccggcgtcaCCCATTTCCCTTAAAAACCACAAGGCATTGCTTTCCACACCGAAGGGCTCTGCTAATAGCCAGAGGTCGAGGACGTGAGGTCAAGGCCAAGGTGTTGGTTTTCTCCTTGGTGATGACTCTGACGGCGGGAAGGGGAAATGTGCGGAGGCTGCGGATGCTGCTTGGGGCTGGGGTCCCTTCTCTGCCAACCCCTTAGGGCTGCCGAGCTGTGGCTTGTCCCACCTTGCTGACGTGGGTTGGGTAGGGATGAAGGCAGGCATCTCCGTGGCCTGGTGGGACGTGTCCTCCTGGGAGCGGGGTGAGCAGGGGCTTTGTGCATCCCTTGGCTTCAAATCCCATCTggtgggggggggaaccaaaccgGTATCGTCCTCCAGGAGCATCTGGGGTGGGAAACGCCGCGTTGGTCCTTTCCACCCATCTCTGCCTGGCCTTTGGGGGATGCTCATCCTCGCCTGCTTTTGTCTAACAGCACCGAGGCGGCCTGAAAACACCAAACCTCATCGGCAAAGGCCTGAAAACCCAAATTGCCCCGTTGCTTTTGCCCTGGAGCTGCACGTGGGGGCTTGAATGTGATGCCCTGGACCATGTACGTCATCAGCAGGTGAAGGACCCCCCTGGAGAAACGGCACAGAGGATGGGGCCGAAGGCTGATGCAGTCATGCAGAGAGTCTTTCTCACCCTGACCCCTTGCCTTCATTACCGCAATTAAGAGCTTCCTGCCTTGAATAAATTCCTCTGCTGCGGACAAATCTTACGTCTATCAAGACCATTACCCCGGTCCCTCGCTGCACCTGCTTAACTGGGAATTAGGCAGCCCAGGGCCCAAAAGCCGTGACCTCTTCTTGTCCCCTCTGCCTTGCTTCGAAATCAGCCACTTAGCGTggccggcagggagggcagccgGGTCCGTGTCACCCACCCGGGGTCGGGCAGCTGGTGAGTCCTGGTCCCTGGGGACAAGCCAAGCGCTGGGGTCCACGTTAATGGGTGGGAAACAGGGCTCAGCATCTGCCGTGTGACATCCCAGCCGCTCAACCCCGGCTGCCGTCCCGCTGCGGCGTGGGGTGGAGGGGAAAATCGCCATCCCAGAGCCCCTACAGCTGGTCTGGGGGTGCCCGGACCCCCACAGGCAGGGTTGGGATGCGTCTCGGGGAGATAAGTGTGGATAAAAAAACCCTGGTTATCAGCTC
Encoded proteins:
- the LOC128138990 gene encoding progonadoliberin-2, whose amino-acid sequence is MAPRGSLLLLALLLLASAVPRCPGQHWSHGWYPGGKRDLAPPPGPCRSRSRSFAAAPPPCPPGREEPLLGAALRRR
- the MRPS26 gene encoding 28S ribosomal protein S26, mitochondrial: MLPALRRCGRAGPVLGAALGPAVLPGPGAVPGFCPGPGPAWGPRLIPARGRKTRQDPPAKSKASRVKVPPPVDPEELLVVIERYRQHRLVLGALRAEFRAEVLQKKREALLSQEDSVELMEEHQRLMAWNEAENARQRARREERIRKEEEEQKRQKLQAAESKARLMEAFLKEKEKEVRQLQEEAKTFITPENLDARIEECLDNPRNYNFAIDKEGRIVKRTALS
- the LOC128139087 gene encoding mesotocin-neurophysin MT-like, with the translated sequence MPCKALAVCLLGLLALSSACYIQNCPIGGKRAVLDMDIRKCMPCGPRNKGHCFGPNICCGEELGCYIGTSETLRCQEENFLPTPCESGHKPCGGSGGSCAAPGICCSSDHPGEKNLQDPLSIKLYQPHIRLRTDKPSHTNRCAKEGLKCEQERRVPPPQQKPEEQQILSPNNKKRRVSVSYKATQTSFSFKSI